ATCTGAATAACTAACGGCGCCGCCGTCGTTACTGTAGAAGTAAATGGGATTCCAAACAATAACCCCGCTTTAGCCGCTCCCCCCTCAGGAGCTGAATCTATACCAGGTGCGACATACGTGTTGACTTGTTCTGTAAAAAGCGGCTGGCTGCTCTGATTGAATACTGAGTCGTTCGGCATGAGATATCCTCCCCGTACTTAAGCTTACTCTCATTTTATGCCGCTCTCTGTAACAGGTTGTGGGAATGTGCGTTTTTTTGCTTTTCCAGCCCAATCACCCCCTATTTCCCACCATATATTAATATCACACCATTCGAATGGCTAAGGATTGTCCCTATCGGTTTGCGGCTTATTAGGCTGCGTTTTTTAGGCTCAAGGTTCAAACGACGGTTTGGGCCTTTTTATGGATAGAGTTCCAGGATACCCATTGGAGGTGAAATGAAGTCCATAACAGCCCGGAGCTTAAAAAGTGCAGCAAAATAAAATAGAAAAAGACGGAACTAAAACGATGATCTCTTATGCAGTTAAGAATCAGGGAGATCACCCTGCTAGTGTCCGTCTGAAGAACCGCCCGAATCGTTTTGATTGTTTTATAGATTTAGCAGAGACTGCGGCTTCAAAAAAAATGAGAGTGCTAGTGCTGAACCGATTCTAAAAGTAATAACTCGAATCTCCGCCTCCACGCTACATTCAAAGGGTATTGGCAAGCAATATTGTGTGTATACGTCCAAGCCCAGTCTTTAGGTATAACTTAATCATTTACAAGGAAGGGACGAGGAACTTTGCCTAACTATAGCTCTTTTCAAGCGAATCCTGATAATCTACGAACGCTTATATTCGGACGGGATGCTTCGCTGATTGATCATCCGCTCACTACAGATCCAAGCGGAAATCTAACAACGATTATCCTAGATGGTACGATTTCCAGCGTGCTTGGCGCTACGATCACCGCGGGTACTTTGTCCTCCGCAGGTACAGTTACCAACATCCTTAACGGTACCATTACTAGCGTGCTCGGAGCCACAATTACTGCGGGTACTTTGTCCTCCGCAGGTACAGTTACTAACATCCTTAACGGGACTATTACTAGCGTGCTTGGGGCTACGATCACTGCGGGTACTTTGTCCTCCGCAGGTACAATTACTAACATCCTTGAGGGCACTATTACTAACGTGCTTGGCGCTACAATCACTGCGGGTACAATCACTAGTGTGCTTGGGGCGACCATAACAGCAGGTACGTTATCATCCGCAGGTACAGTTACAAACATCTTAAACGGCACTATCACCAGCGTGCTCGGCGCTACGATTACTGCGGGTACTTTATCCTCCGCAGGTACAATTACTAACATCCTTGAGGGCACTATTACTAACGTGCTTGGGGCGACCATAACGGCAGGTACGTTATCATCCGCAGGTACAGTTACCAACATCCTTAACGGCACCATCACCAGCGTGCTCGGCGCTACAATTACTGCGGGTACTTTATCCTCCGCAGGTACAATTACTAACATTCTCGAAGGCACCATCACCAGTGTACTTGGTGCTACAATTACTGCGGGTACTTTATCCTCCGCAGGTACAATTACTAACATTCTCGAAGGCACCATCACCAGTGTACTTGGTGCTACAATTACTGCGGGTACTTTATCCTCCGCAGGTACAATTACTAACATTCTCGAAGGCACCATCACCAGCGTGCTCGGCGCTACAATTACTGCGGGTACTTTATCCTCCGCAGGTACAATTACTAACATTCTCGAAGGCACCATCACCAGTGTACTCGGCGCTACAATCACTGCGGGTACAATCACCAGTGTGCTTGGTGCTACAATCACTGCGGGTACTTTGTCCTCCGCAGGTACAGTTACCAACATCCTTAACGGGACTATTACTAGCGTGCTCGGCGCTACGATCACTGCGGGTACTTTATCCTCCGCAGGTACAGTTACCAACATCCTTAACGGTACCATCACCAGTGTGCTTGGTGCTACAATCACTGCGGGTACTTTGTCCTCCGCAGGTACAGTTACCAACATCCTTAACGGGACTATTACTAGCGTGCTCGGCGCTACGATCACTGCGGGTACTTTGTCCTCCGCAGGTACAGTTACCAACATCCTCAACGGTACCATCACCAGCGTGCTTGGCGCTACGATTACTGCCGGTACACTAAGTAGTGTCACCTCTATTTCACAACGCAGCTTTATTGAACAGTCGACTACAGGCATTACGACTGCTAATACCTATACGCCTTTGCCAGCTGTTACTACGAGTGTGCTAGGAACGTATTCCTTCTTCATCAATAATACTGGGGCAAATCCAGTCAACACACGTGTAGAAATCAGTGCGGATGGAACAAATTATTTCGTCGATACAACGGGAGATAATCCTTTAGCAGCAGGTTCTGTCGATGTCATAGTACCAGCCAGATTCCTGAAATATACCCGCCTATCCTACCAATCAGCGAATTCAGGCTCTGCATCCACGATCAATGTAAGTTTCAATGCTCAGGGCACGTAATCCAGATGACAATCATATGTTGTAACAAGAAAAAGTACATGGATATCCATGTACTTTTTCTTTGACTATAAGGACGCCGAAAATCGTTTATATTACAGCAGATCTACATATGTGCAACAAACACATAATGCCTTCCAAGGAGGAACAACCGTGAATAATATTACGCTTGGCGTCCACCTCATCGTAAAAGATGAAGCTGATCTCCTGTCCCACTGTCTCGCAAGCGTAGCTGGTGTTGACGAAATTGTGATGATCGATACGGGTTCTACCGACGAATCCATAGCTATAGCCGAAGCACACGGGGCTAGAGTCTTCCAACGCGATTGGACAGATGATTTTGCTGCAGCTCGTAATGAAGGGCTCGTTCATGCCTCAACGAATTGGATTCTAGTCCTAGATGCCGATGAGTGCCTGCGAAACCCACTTACAGAACTTCGCAGCCTCCTGCAGAACACACAAGCTCAGGCTTTTACAGTAAACATTGATAATTGGGTAGGCGTACTACCCGAAGATAAGGTAAAGCACAGTGCTGTTCGCTTATTCCGAAATGGACAGGGTTATCGTTATAGTGGAAGAATTCATGAGGGCATTGATACTTCAATCCTAAGCAAACATAACCTCTCAGCGATTGAACACAGTCAGCTTGAAATTATTCATTTTGGATATTTGCCTG
This Paenibacillus sp. FSL R5-0345 DNA region includes the following protein-coding sequences:
- a CDS encoding DUF6385 domain-containing protein, whose protein sequence is MQQNKIEKDGTKTMISYAVKNQGDHPASVRLKNRPNRFDCFIDLAETAASKKMRVLVLNRF
- a CDS encoding DUF6385 domain-containing protein, which gives rise to MPNYSSFQANPDNLRTLIFGRDASLIDHPLTTDPSGNLTTIILDGTISSVLGATITAGTLSSAGTVTNILNGTITSVLGATITAGTLSSAGTVTNILNGTITSVLGATITAGTLSSAGTITNILEGTITNVLGATITAGTITSVLGATITAGTLSSAGTVTNILNGTITSVLGATITAGTLSSAGTITNILEGTITNVLGATITAGTLSSAGTVTNILNGTITSVLGATITAGTLSSAGTITNILEGTITSVLGATITAGTLSSAGTITNILEGTITSVLGATITAGTLSSAGTITNILEGTITSVLGATITAGTLSSAGTITNILEGTITSVLGATITAGTITSVLGATITAGTLSSAGTVTNILNGTITSVLGATITAGTLSSAGTVTNILNGTITSVLGATITAGTLSSAGTVTNILNGTITSVLGATITAGTLSSAGTVTNILNGTITSVLGATITAGTLSSVTSISQRSFIEQSTTGITTANTYTPLPAVTTSVLGTYSFFINNTGANPVNTRVEISADGTNYFVDTTGDNPLAAGSVDVIVPARFLKYTRLSYQSANSGSASTINVSFNAQGT